Proteins from one Anaerohalosphaeraceae bacterium genomic window:
- a CDS encoding sigma-70 family RNA polymerase sigma factor: protein MDYAHQNGSSQNEEFVRLLLVYQKRIYGFILAMVPNYADAEDLFQQVVMIMCRRFGEFEPGTSFLAWALQIARYELNNIRKTQRRSRVQFSSETMEMLFDQTCRQISRIDQRVQWLEECLKRLEPSDRALVYRRYEQGMAIKDIAQQLGRSVYSLYRGFNRIHLFLRHCVNAHLQAEGGER from the coding sequence ATGGATTATGCACATCAGAACGGCTCGTCGCAGAATGAAGAGTTTGTCCGTCTTCTTTTGGTTTATCAGAAGCGGATTTACGGGTTTATTTTGGCGATGGTGCCCAACTATGCGGATGCAGAGGACCTTTTCCAGCAGGTAGTGATGATTATGTGCCGGCGATTCGGGGAGTTTGAGCCGGGAACCAGTTTTCTGGCCTGGGCCCTCCAGATTGCCCGCTATGAATTGAACAATATCCGCAAGACCCAGCGGCGGAGCCGTGTGCAGTTTTCCAGCGAGACGATGGAGATGCTTTTTGACCAGACCTGCCGGCAGATTTCCCGGATTGACCAGCGGGTTCAGTGGCTGGAAGAGTGCCTCAAGCGGCTGGAGCCGTCGGACCGGGCACTGGTTTACCGGCGGTATGAACAGGGGATGGCCATCAAGGACATTGCTCAGCAGTTGGGGCGGTCTGTGTACAGTCTGTACCGAGGGTTCAACCGGATTCATCTTTTTCTGAGACACTGCGTCAATGCCCATCTGCAGGCGGAAGGAGGGGAAAGATGA
- a CDS encoding L-threonylcarbamoyladenylate synthase, protein MSQTRRPAVFLDRDGTLIEDIGYVRQPSEVVFFPETFEALRRLGEHFVLFIVTNQPGISQQVLRAEEVESVNSFVTDTLREAGICITQVYVCPHQRQEGCECIKPRPFYLRQAAQDYSIDLSRSFCIGDHPHDIELARNAGAEGVYVLTGHGQQHCREVPAGTPIARHIGEAAEWILRRIGSKEFLPNEEEIAQAADCLRRGGLVAFPTETVYGLGANALSEETVRRIFEVKRRPSFDPLIVHVGTIEQARRLVRDFPKEAELLAERFWPGPLTLVLPKEPIVPDIVTAGLPTAAIRMPAHPAALALLRRADVPVAAPSANLFGHVSPTCAEHVREQLGDAVDFILDGGPCSVGVESTILSLAVRPPLLLRYGGISAEQIEEVIGPVQRVGFTEHTPQAPGRLEHHYAPRTPLFLAPELIRPPKGRRVGLLTFRPLSEAGDFAAAEVLSVSGNLEEAARNLYAAMRRLDRCGLEEIIAVAVPNEGIGRTINDRLCRASWNKPKDILIDYKQAKKD, encoded by the coding sequence ATGAGTCAAACACGTCGCCCGGCGGTTTTTTTGGACAGAGACGGCACCCTGATTGAAGACATCGGGTATGTACGTCAACCGTCTGAGGTTGTTTTTTTCCCCGAAACCTTCGAAGCGCTTCGGCGTCTTGGGGAACATTTCGTTCTGTTTATCGTGACCAATCAGCCGGGGATATCCCAGCAGGTTCTCCGTGCCGAGGAGGTTGAGAGCGTCAACAGTTTTGTGACGGACACGCTGCGGGAGGCGGGGATTTGCATCACGCAGGTTTATGTCTGTCCGCATCAGCGGCAGGAAGGATGTGAATGCATCAAACCGCGTCCGTTTTATCTGCGGCAGGCCGCTCAGGATTATTCAATAGACTTAAGCCGTTCGTTCTGCATTGGAGACCATCCGCATGATATCGAACTGGCCCGAAATGCCGGTGCCGAAGGAGTCTATGTACTGACCGGCCATGGACAGCAGCATTGCCGGGAAGTGCCGGCGGGGACTCCGATTGCTCGGCATATCGGAGAAGCGGCCGAGTGGATACTCCGGAGAATCGGTTCGAAGGAGTTTTTGCCGAATGAGGAGGAGATTGCGCAGGCGGCGGACTGTCTTCGCCGGGGCGGACTGGTTGCCTTTCCGACCGAAACCGTTTATGGACTGGGTGCCAATGCGCTGAGTGAAGAGACAGTTCGGCGGATTTTCGAAGTCAAACGGCGTCCGAGTTTTGACCCGCTGATTGTGCATGTGGGCACAATTGAACAGGCCCGGCGTCTGGTGCGGGATTTTCCAAAGGAGGCGGAACTGCTGGCGGAACGGTTCTGGCCCGGACCGCTGACACTGGTACTGCCCAAAGAGCCGATTGTGCCGGATATTGTGACGGCCGGGCTGCCGACGGCGGCGATTCGAATGCCGGCGCATCCGGCGGCTTTGGCCCTGCTGCGCCGGGCGGATGTACCGGTGGCGGCTCCGAGTGCCAACTTATTCGGGCATGTCAGTCCAACCTGTGCCGAGCATGTGCGGGAACAGCTCGGGGATGCCGTGGATTTTATTTTGGATGGAGGACCCTGTTCAGTAGGGGTCGAGTCCACCATTCTTTCGCTGGCCGTGCGGCCGCCTCTCTTGCTGCGGTATGGGGGGATTTCCGCCGAGCAGATTGAAGAAGTTATCGGACCGGTGCAGCGTGTTGGGTTTACGGAGCATACTCCGCAGGCACCGGGCCGTCTGGAGCATCATTATGCGCCGCGGACGCCTTTGTTTCTGGCGCCGGAGCTGATACGTCCCCCGAAAGGACGTCGGGTTGGGCTGCTGACGTTTCGGCCTTTGTCGGAGGCGGGGGATTTTGCCGCGGCGGAAGTGCTTTCGGTATCAGGGAACTTAGAAGAGGCGGCCCGCAATCTGTATGCGGCGATGCGCCGGCTGGACCGCTGCGGGCTGGAGGAAATCATTGCTGTTGCAGTGCCCAATGAAGGCATCGGCCGGACTATCAATGACCGGCTTTGCCGAGCCAGCTGGAACAAGCCAAAGGACATTTTAATCGACTATAAACAGGCCAAAAAGGATTGA
- the xseB gene encoding exodeoxyribonuclease VII small subunit, whose amino-acid sequence MAKKTTDGNQNDLSKLSFEEAIRALSQIVEKIEGGQVPLQESLEQYEKGMRLIAHCRKILQEAEKRIAQIEEVHAGPKTPARPDEDELEALAREIDGEAEEEFGPEEEEDSDWMKG is encoded by the coding sequence ATGGCCAAAAAGACAACCGACGGGAATCAAAATGACCTGTCGAAACTGAGTTTTGAAGAGGCGATTCGGGCCCTTTCCCAGATTGTCGAAAAAATCGAAGGCGGGCAGGTGCCCCTGCAGGAAAGTCTGGAGCAGTACGAAAAGGGAATGCGGCTGATTGCCCATTGCCGAAAGATTCTTCAGGAGGCCGAAAAGCGAATTGCCCAGATTGAAGAAGTGCACGCAGGGCCGAAGACCCCGGCACGCCCTGATGAGGATGAACTGGAGGCCCTGGCGAGGGAAATTGACGGGGAGGCGGAGGAAGAATTCGGCCCTGAAGAGGAGGAAGACAGCGATTGGATGAAAGGATAA
- the xseA gene encoding exodeoxyribonuclease VII large subunit, which yields MARDKLLILSVSQVNAMVNEAIRRHLPSRFILRGEISDWKRHQSGHCYFILKDTESQISCVLWARQYQKLKFQPENGMEILATGHVEVYSTQGKFQFYAEDLQPAGIGALQIAFQQMYEKLKAEGLFEERYKKPIPQFPQRIGIVTSKSGAAVHDIADSIWHRWPIVRLFLFDVPVQGEGAAEEIARKLDWINRNNKQLQLDLLIVGRGGGSMEDLWAFNEEVLARAIFRSKIPIISAVGHEIDTTIADLAADARASTPTKAGMLAVPDQHEVLKQLGMVQRRLVHSMHSAYRTAWEQLRTILASWVFREPQGMVERAWQRVDMAALHLAGVMRERFDRLRRRLEQAKDIVRRLEPVRLIAGQRLRLERMQAAARQGLSKVLEQKRLQLSAAENKLTAMDPRAVLRRGYTITINMRTGQVIRRLEEVDVGDVILTELAQRLQFTSRVEEMRSGKAGDVTHGQKDNRRESK from the coding sequence ATGGCCCGAGATAAATTACTCATTTTGTCCGTTTCTCAGGTGAATGCGATGGTCAATGAAGCCATCCGCAGGCATTTGCCTTCGCGTTTTATCCTCAGAGGGGAAATAAGCGACTGGAAACGGCACCAAAGCGGGCACTGTTATTTTATATTAAAAGATACAGAATCTCAAATTTCCTGTGTTTTGTGGGCCAGACAGTACCAGAAATTGAAATTTCAGCCGGAAAATGGAATGGAGATATTGGCGACCGGTCATGTCGAGGTCTATTCTACACAAGGCAAATTTCAATTTTACGCCGAAGACTTGCAGCCGGCTGGGATTGGGGCCCTGCAGATTGCTTTTCAGCAGATGTACGAAAAACTCAAGGCAGAAGGTCTTTTTGAGGAGCGGTACAAAAAGCCGATTCCCCAATTTCCGCAACGGATAGGAATTGTCACCAGCAAAAGCGGGGCGGCTGTTCATGACATAGCTGACAGTATTTGGCATCGCTGGCCGATTGTAAGGCTGTTTTTGTTTGATGTGCCGGTTCAGGGAGAAGGGGCGGCGGAGGAAATTGCCCGGAAACTGGATTGGATAAATCGCAATAACAAGCAGCTGCAGCTGGATTTGCTGATTGTCGGACGCGGTGGTGGTTCGATGGAGGATTTGTGGGCCTTTAATGAAGAGGTTTTGGCCCGGGCGATTTTCCGCTCGAAAATCCCGATTATCAGTGCAGTCGGTCATGAGATTGATACAACGATTGCCGACCTGGCGGCAGACGCCCGGGCTTCGACACCAACCAAAGCAGGAATGCTTGCTGTACCGGACCAGCACGAAGTCCTTAAACAGCTGGGGATGGTTCAGCGTCGGCTGGTGCATTCGATGCATTCGGCGTATCGGACGGCCTGGGAGCAGCTGCGGACGATTCTGGCCAGCTGGGTCTTCCGGGAACCGCAGGGAATGGTTGAACGGGCCTGGCAGCGTGTAGATATGGCTGCGCTTCATCTGGCCGGGGTGATGCGGGAGCGGTTTGATCGCCTGCGGCGACGGCTGGAGCAGGCCAAAGACATCGTGCGGCGTCTGGAACCGGTGCGGCTGATTGCCGGCCAGCGTCTTCGTCTGGAGCGGATGCAGGCGGCGGCACGTCAGGGGCTGTCTAAAGTGCTCGAGCAAAAGCGGTTGCAATTGTCGGCGGCGGAGAATAAACTGACGGCGATGGACCCGCGGGCTGTCCTCCGCCGCGGTTATACCATTACAATCAACATGCGGACCGGACAAGTTATTCGCCGGCTGGAAGAGGTTGATGTCGGCGATGTCATTTTGACGGAACTTGCCCAAAGGCTGCAGTTTACGAGCCGGGTGGAAGAAATGCGGTCCGGCAAAGCAGGAGACGTAACCCATGGCCAAAAAGACAACCGACGGGAATCAAAATGA
- the flgB gene encoding flagellar basal body rod protein FlgB — protein sequence MIQDNTILNLLEAGMRAEGIRQQAIAHNIANINTPGFRRSDIKFEEILQEALKKNESIDPDSLKPEIYQPQNTPLNEFDNDVSLDSEVGEMVKNTIKHRTYMLILKKKYQQMDAAIKVSG from the coding sequence ATGATTCAGGACAATACCATACTGAACCTTCTGGAAGCAGGGATGCGGGCGGAAGGCATTCGCCAGCAGGCCATTGCTCACAATATCGCCAACATCAATACTCCCGGTTTTCGCCGTTCCGACATCAAGTTTGAAGAGATCCTCCAGGAAGCCCTGAAAAAAAATGAATCCATCGACCCCGATTCGCTGAAACCGGAGATTTATCAGCCGCAGAATACCCCTCTGAATGAGTTCGATAACGATGTGTCTTTGGACAGTGAAGTCGGAGAAATGGTCAAAAATACCATTAAGCACAGGACTTATATGCTGATTTTGAAGAAAAAATACCAGCAGATGGATGCCGCCATAAAAGTATCCGGATGA
- the flgC gene encoding flagellar basal body rod protein FlgC, with product MKVEHPNLFNPIDIATSGLRAYNKQMEVIGSNLANIQTTDAGNGQPYRRLVAEFKTKEEDSLAGVELSDIVQDQSAFQRVLMPGHPQADKDGYVLMPNINWPTEMVNLNLASRAYQANAAVLRRYQRMVESSLELLR from the coding sequence ATGAAAGTGGAGCACCCCAACCTGTTCAATCCAATCGACATCGCCACATCGGGGCTGCGGGCTTACAATAAGCAGATGGAGGTCATCGGCTCCAACCTGGCGAATATTCAAACCACGGACGCTGGCAACGGCCAGCCTTACCGCCGGCTGGTTGCAGAATTCAAAACAAAAGAAGAAGACAGTCTGGCTGGTGTTGAACTGAGTGATATTGTCCAGGACCAAAGTGCCTTTCAGCGGGTCCTGATGCCCGGCCATCCGCAGGCAGACAAAGACGGCTATGTGTTGATGCCCAATATCAACTGGCCTACGGAAATGGTGAATCTGAACCTGGCCAGCCGGGCCTATCAGGCCAACGCTGCCGTTCTCCGGCGCTACCAGAGAATGGTCGAATCGAGTCTGGAACTGTTACGATAA
- the fliE gene encoding flagellar hook-basal body complex protein FliE — protein MSVQFNPKIHYPNTTAPAVSNLPSVQQEKTPSFTDKILESLNKVNDQQNQANLSILDLMTGKQQDINTVVAEVAKADMSFKLLVGVRNKLVEAYKETMRMQI, from the coding sequence ATGAGTGTGCAATTCAACCCAAAAATCCATTATCCCAACACGACGGCTCCCGCCGTATCGAATCTCCCATCCGTTCAGCAGGAGAAAACACCGTCTTTCACAGACAAGATTCTTGAGTCGCTGAACAAGGTCAACGACCAGCAGAACCAGGCCAATCTGTCCATTCTTGACCTGATGACCGGTAAACAGCAGGACATCAACACCGTTGTAGCGGAGGTCGCCAAGGCGGATATGAGTTTCAAACTCCTGGTCGGAGTACGCAACAAACTGGTCGAAGCCTACAAAGAAACCATGCGGATGCAAATTTAG
- the fliF gene encoding flagellar basal-body MS-ring/collar protein FliF yields the protein MGFLDKINAVWQKVGLVQRALLAALVLTCILTAVLLTRWATRPEMRLLFGNLSLEQASKIADKISEQNIPYEIRGGGSSIFVPADKVHELRALAAREGLLPKSGEPGYEIFDNEKLGVSPLVQKMNYNRALQGELARTIQVFDGVQYARVHIVRPEQTLFTGGEQKATASVMLQLKPGWQISQSTVAAIANLVAGAVEGLTPEQVTVADSQGHILSQAGKLDSHAAGANTYLEYQNAVETEMANRLQQALERVLGPNRSTVMVKAAIDMNSESIVRKTYEKGIPVEETIDETSTIKQSAGSSSEEGGSNTPSSTEKKGTTTTQYQLPETVTTQTKIPGRVTAWSVSVIVDLSKPSTENPAAGTEQTQQTASPGNENSLLMSVEDVKEIIRTAIGPDLLSEQNLTVKHVPFYRPPAEPIQTGPNWEGLIEIARQLSMGILAVSALLVLRIFTRATAKAAAQPASGAEMMLGGGGMPMLPAGLDSPAAMRRMIAAQLQQNPEQVRTLFSSWLAEEQ from the coding sequence ATGGGGTTCTTGGATAAAATCAATGCAGTCTGGCAAAAAGTCGGCTTGGTCCAGCGCGCCCTTCTGGCTGCCCTGGTCCTGACGTGCATTCTGACGGCCGTTCTGCTGACCCGCTGGGCCACTCGGCCCGAAATGCGGCTGCTGTTCGGCAATCTCTCTCTGGAACAGGCCTCCAAAATCGCCGACAAAATCAGCGAACAGAACATTCCCTACGAAATCCGCGGCGGAGGCAGCAGCATTTTTGTCCCTGCCGACAAAGTCCACGAACTTCGGGCCCTGGCCGCCCGTGAAGGACTGCTCCCCAAAAGCGGCGAACCCGGCTACGAAATTTTTGACAACGAAAAACTCGGCGTCAGCCCTCTGGTTCAGAAGATGAACTACAACCGAGCCCTGCAGGGGGAGCTGGCACGCACCATTCAGGTCTTTGACGGAGTTCAATATGCACGGGTTCATATCGTTCGGCCTGAACAAACCCTCTTTACCGGCGGCGAGCAAAAAGCAACCGCCTCCGTGATGCTCCAGCTCAAGCCCGGCTGGCAAATCAGTCAATCTACAGTCGCCGCCATTGCCAATCTGGTTGCCGGCGCCGTTGAAGGACTTACACCGGAGCAAGTGACCGTCGCTGACAGTCAGGGACACATTCTTTCCCAAGCCGGAAAACTGGACAGCCATGCCGCCGGAGCCAATACCTATCTGGAGTACCAGAACGCCGTGGAAACGGAGATGGCAAACCGCCTTCAGCAGGCCCTTGAACGCGTGCTCGGCCCGAATCGTTCCACCGTGATGGTCAAGGCCGCTATCGATATGAACAGCGAATCCATCGTCCGCAAAACCTACGAAAAAGGAATCCCCGTCGAGGAAACCATCGACGAAACATCCACCATCAAACAGTCCGCCGGCAGCTCCTCCGAAGAAGGAGGAAGCAATACTCCCTCCTCCACAGAAAAGAAAGGAACAACAACAACCCAATACCAGCTGCCGGAAACCGTCACTACCCAAACAAAAATTCCGGGGCGAGTGACGGCCTGGTCGGTTTCCGTGATTGTGGATCTTTCCAAACCCTCGACGGAAAATCCGGCAGCAGGAACAGAGCAGACTCAGCAAACCGCTTCGCCGGGAAATGAAAACAGTCTGCTGATGTCTGTGGAGGATGTGAAGGAGATTATCCGCACCGCAATCGGTCCGGACCTCCTGAGCGAACAAAACCTTACTGTAAAACATGTGCCGTTTTACCGCCCTCCGGCGGAACCCATCCAGACGGGTCCCAACTGGGAGGGTCTGATTGAAATCGCGCGTCAATTGTCCATGGGGATTCTGGCTGTCAGTGCCCTGCTGGTGCTGCGGATTTTCACCCGCGCCACGGCCAAAGCCGCCGCCCAGCCGGCGTCGGGCGCTGAAATGATGCTCGGCGGCGGAGGAATGCCGATGCTGCCGGCCGGACTGGATTCACCGGCGGCCATGCGGCGAATGATTGCCGCACAGCTTCAGCAGAATCCTGAACAAGTACGCACGCTCTTCAGCAGTTGGCTTGCGGAGGAACAGTAA
- a CDS encoding FliG C-terminal domain-containing protein, with protein sequence MELSQLDAQGKQNSEQAYQVAREFCGHLQQAQTGTLHIKSFVNSLIHGTAGKEKAAELQARMQQAVREKDPFLVIASSSPAHIAAALENEPPQAVALVLSALPPKVSTEVLNRLQPEKSQQVIWRMTQAIEVSPKTLRRIGEILCKRIMDLNREESPIVKETVPKEMLRKVALVLSGLDKEKRDALLKEIEARDKETAKTVKALMVTWEDIVKIEDRSLQQVLRNVEPTVLAKALHGADPAIAAKIRSNISERASQMVDEEISLMGEPRKKDVLAAREEVVKPLREANETEELLFIEEEG encoded by the coding sequence ATGGAACTGTCCCAACTCGATGCCCAGGGCAAGCAAAACAGCGAACAGGCCTACCAGGTGGCCCGTGAATTCTGCGGGCACCTTCAGCAGGCCCAGACAGGCACCCTGCATATCAAAAGCTTCGTCAATTCGCTCATTCACGGCACAGCCGGCAAAGAAAAAGCCGCTGAACTTCAGGCCCGAATGCAGCAGGCCGTCCGGGAAAAGGACCCCTTCCTGGTCATTGCCTCCTCGTCGCCGGCCCACATTGCCGCCGCTCTCGAAAACGAGCCGCCTCAGGCCGTTGCCTTGGTTCTGTCGGCGCTGCCGCCGAAAGTCAGCACCGAAGTCCTCAACCGGCTCCAGCCCGAAAAAAGCCAGCAGGTCATCTGGCGAATGACGCAAGCCATTGAAGTATCTCCCAAAACCTTGCGGCGCATCGGTGAAATCCTCTGCAAGCGAATTATGGACCTGAACCGAGAGGAATCACCGATTGTCAAAGAAACGGTTCCAAAAGAAATGCTGCGCAAGGTGGCTCTGGTTCTCAGCGGACTGGACAAGGAGAAACGGGACGCCCTTTTGAAAGAAATTGAAGCCCGCGACAAGGAGACCGCCAAAACCGTCAAGGCCCTGATGGTAACCTGGGAGGATATTGTCAAAATCGAAGACCGTTCTCTGCAGCAGGTTCTGCGAAATGTGGAGCCGACCGTTCTGGCCAAGGCCCTTCACGGAGCCGATCCGGCGATTGCCGCCAAAATCCGCTCCAATATTTCCGAACGGGCCTCGCAGATGGTCGATGAAGAAATCTCCCTGATGGGCGAACCGCGAAAGAAAGATGTTCTGGCGGCGCGTGAGGAAGTCGTCAAGCCGCTGCGGGAAGCCAATGAGACGGAAGAACTGCTCTTTATCGAGGAGGAAGGATGA
- a CDS encoding FliH/SctL family protein codes for MKTTVVHLPSGAPISSAAPVARPTRPEPQAARPAPTPLNRQIQQALAALQKAAKQMQETAQRLFASHREQLIRLSIEIAAKILAKDIQEHNYQIESILQQALEGIGQDRPMTVRLNPQDLQTIQQTAEKTNEAPSALIRWIPDPTVKPAECVIETEEGIIEWIIEEHLKRISEALTAGIRVHDENGRENLLH; via the coding sequence ATGAAAACGACGGTTGTCCATCTGCCCTCCGGGGCACCGATTTCGTCCGCCGCCCCTGTGGCTCGTCCGACGCGTCCGGAACCGCAGGCCGCACGGCCTGCACCGACCCCGTTGAATCGGCAGATTCAGCAGGCCCTGGCCGCCCTCCAAAAGGCCGCCAAACAGATGCAGGAAACCGCCCAGCGGCTTTTTGCCTCTCATCGCGAGCAGCTGATTCGGCTCAGTATTGAAATTGCCGCCAAAATCCTGGCCAAAGATATTCAGGAACACAACTATCAAATTGAGTCCATTCTTCAGCAGGCCCTGGAAGGAATCGGTCAGGACCGCCCGATGACGGTCCGGCTCAACCCGCAGGACCTGCAGACGATTCAGCAAACCGCAGAAAAAACCAATGAAGCACCCTCCGCCCTGATTCGGTGGATTCCCGATCCGACCGTGAAACCGGCGGAATGTGTGATTGAAACCGAAGAGGGAATCATTGAATGGATCATCGAGGAACATTTGAAACGAATCTCCGAGGCCTTAACTGCCGGGATAAGAGTTCATGACGAAAACGGAAGAGAAAACCTGCTGCATTGA
- a CDS encoding FliI/YscN family ATPase, whose amino-acid sequence MTKTEEKTCCIDFQPLLETVRNLHLAEPKGVIVRVSGLILESSGPAVGLGKLCQIRMRCGRTIEAEVVGFHGGHVILLPLDTIDGVAPGDVVSALDKPRMLPVSRALQGRVLDGLGRPIDHKGPIPVEELRPLQSTSPDPLRRKMIDQPLPLGIRAIDGLLTCGKGQRIGVFAGSGVGKSVLLGEIANGSAADINVVALVGERGREVREFIEKDLGSEGLARSVVVVATSDSAPIQRVKAAFTAVTIAEYFRDLGSHVLFMMDSLTRFAQAQREIGLAAGEPPATKGYCPSVFSMLPRLIERLGCCPHGSITGILTVLAEGDDLNDPVADSARSLLDGHIVLSRKLADRGHYPAVDILQSISRLMPAVASEPHKKAALKLREIYATYTDAEDLIQIGAFAPGSNRRIDGSIALIDRIRDFLIQPVRQRASFEQTIQQMKEIADAWERLLSDGNGAAAEKPSPKPKARLNPASQGNPK is encoded by the coding sequence ATGACGAAAACGGAAGAGAAAACCTGCTGCATTGATTTTCAGCCGCTTCTGGAAACCGTGCGGAATCTGCACCTGGCGGAACCCAAGGGTGTCATCGTCCGCGTCTCGGGCCTGATTCTCGAAAGCAGCGGTCCGGCGGTCGGTCTGGGAAAACTGTGTCAAATCCGAATGCGGTGCGGACGGACTATCGAAGCCGAAGTGGTGGGGTTTCACGGCGGTCACGTGATTCTGCTTCCTCTGGATACCATCGACGGCGTGGCACCGGGGGATGTGGTCAGTGCCCTGGACAAACCGCGAATGCTTCCGGTCAGCCGCGCTCTTCAGGGACGCGTGCTGGACGGTCTGGGCAGACCCATTGACCACAAGGGCCCGATCCCGGTTGAAGAACTTCGTCCCCTTCAAAGCACAAGCCCTGACCCGCTTCGGCGGAAAATGATTGATCAGCCGCTGCCGCTGGGCATCCGGGCGATTGACGGGCTCCTGACCTGCGGCAAGGGACAGCGTATCGGCGTCTTTGCCGGCAGCGGCGTCGGCAAAAGCGTCCTGCTGGGTGAAATTGCCAACGGCAGCGCCGCCGACATCAACGTTGTGGCTCTGGTCGGTGAACGCGGACGCGAAGTACGCGAATTCATTGAAAAAGACCTCGGATCGGAGGGACTGGCTCGAAGTGTCGTGGTGGTCGCCACGTCCGATTCCGCTCCCATTCAGAGGGTCAAGGCCGCTTTTACAGCCGTAACCATCGCCGAATATTTCCGCGATTTGGGCAGCCATGTGCTTTTTATGATGGATTCCTTAACGCGTTTTGCACAGGCCCAGAGGGAAATCGGTCTGGCCGCCGGAGAACCGCCGGCAACAAAAGGATACTGCCCGAGCGTTTTTTCGATGCTGCCTCGACTCATCGAACGTCTGGGCTGCTGCCCGCACGGAAGCATCACGGGCATTCTGACGGTTCTGGCGGAAGGCGACGATTTGAATGACCCGGTGGCCGACAGCGCCCGGTCCCTTCTGGACGGACATATTGTCTTAAGCCGCAAACTGGCGGACCGAGGACACTACCCGGCCGTGGACATTCTTCAGAGCATCAGCCGGCTGATGCCGGCCGTCGCTTCTGAACCCCACAAAAAGGCCGCTTTGAAACTTCGGGAAATCTACGCAACCTATACGGACGCCGAAGACCTGATTCAAATCGGCGCCTTTGCACCCGGCAGCAATCGGCGGATTGACGGCTCGATCGCGCTGATTGACCGAATCCGTGATTTCCTGATTCAGCCCGTCCGCCAGCGGGCCTCCTTTGAACAGACTATACAGCAGATGAAAGAAATCGCCGACGCCTGGGAACGGCTTCTCTCTGACGGAAACGGCGCCGCGGCGGAAAAACCGAGTCCGAAACCCAAAGCCCGGCTGAACCCGGCCTCTCAGGGGAATCCTAAATGA
- a CDS encoding motility protein A, whose translation MDIATIIGLVLGFTVIFVSVAMGGGVMAFIDIPSVCIVVGGMLCATMIHFSLPQFLGIFSVIKKAVLVKVPSPNELIQQMVNYAAISRRDGALALEEHIRKTDNPFLAKGLQMLVDGQDEEKMRELLSLEIESLQERHARGKKILEFMGASAPAFGMLGTLIGLVQMLRNLTSPDQIGAGMAVALITTFYGAILANLIFIPLAGKLGLYSQAEITAMQMILEGICTISRGENPTIVREKMQAFLAPNHREEIKANI comes from the coding sequence ATGGATATTGCAACAATTATTGGTTTGGTTCTCGGCTTTACAGTGATTTTTGTGTCTGTCGCCATGGGCGGCGGAGTCATGGCCTTTATTGACATTCCCTCCGTCTGTATCGTGGTCGGCGGGATGCTCTGCGCCACAATGATTCACTTTTCTCTGCCGCAGTTTCTGGGGATTTTCTCTGTCATCAAAAAAGCCGTCCTTGTCAAAGTGCCGTCCCCCAACGAACTGATTCAGCAGATGGTCAATTACGCCGCTATCAGCCGCCGGGACGGCGCTCTGGCTCTCGAAGAGCATATCCGAAAAACGGACAACCCGTTCTTGGCCAAGGGCCTCCAGATGCTTGTGGACGGCCAGGATGAGGAAAAAATGCGGGAGCTGCTGTCGCTGGAAATCGAGTCGCTTCAGGAGCGGCACGCACGCGGAAAAAAGATTCTCGAGTTTATGGGGGCCTCCGCTCCGGCTTTCGGAATGCTCGGAACGCTGATTGGGCTGGTCCAGATGCTCCGCAATCTGACCTCGCCGGACCAAATCGGCGCCGGAATGGCCGTCGCCCTGATTACGACCTTTTACGGAGCCATTCTGGCCAATCTCATTTTTATCCCGCTGGCCGGAAAGCTGGGGCTGTATTCCCAGGCGGAAATCACCGCGATGCAGATGATTCTGGAAGGCATCTGCACCATCAGCCGGGGTGAAAATCCCACCATCGTTCGGGAAAAAATGCAGGCGTTCCTGGCTCCGAATCATCGTGAAGAAATCAAAGCCAACATTTAA